A window of Malania oleifera isolate guangnan ecotype guangnan chromosome 5, ASM2987363v1, whole genome shotgun sequence contains these coding sequences:
- the LOC131156126 gene encoding protein NIM1-INTERACTING 1 — translation MEGRRANRSHTDANIEEEEEEEEEKQKIDAFYYLIRNAKDARDRLHLSDGVNKPNQPKEEGKEKGKGVESTWIPEFKLEDFADYLHPKGSTSTMLPSSKNEERHEGDKKQEEELDLNLSL, via the coding sequence ATGGAAGGAAGAAGAGCTAATAGATCACACACTGATGCAaacatagaagaagaagaagaagaagaagaagaaaagcagaAGATCGATGCATTCTACTATCTGATCAGAAATGCTAAAGATGCCCGCGATCGGTTACACTTGAGTGATGGTGTGAACAAACCAAACCAACCAAAGGAAGAGGGAAAGGAGAAAGGGAAAGGAGTGGAATCAACTTGGATCCCTGAGTTCAAGTTGGAAGATTTTGCAGACTATCTGCATCCCAAAGGCAGCACTTCCACAATGCTCCCTTCTTCGAAGAATGAAGAACGGCACGAAGGAGATAAGAAGCAAGAAGAAGAACTAGATCTCAACCTTTCACTATGA